One segment of Streptomyces sp. NBC_01463 DNA contains the following:
- a CDS encoding MarR family transcriptional regulator, which translates to MEEAVRDSVAEQRERLMESLRIYGGHYAEFGRRFAAWLDLHSTDATAVLEIAAAEERGTPLSPARLSERISLSTGATTALLNRLEAAGHITRTREHSDRRVVTLRSGAHIQERADEFFDPLSQRLDAAMSHYPPQLLERFETFMADLNTAMDSHLRDQDSVTPPPPSRSQ; encoded by the coding sequence ATGGAGGAAGCCGTGCGCGACAGCGTCGCGGAGCAGCGCGAACGGCTGATGGAATCGCTGAGGATCTACGGCGGCCACTACGCCGAGTTCGGCCGGCGCTTCGCCGCCTGGCTGGACCTGCACTCCACCGACGCAACCGCGGTCCTGGAGATCGCCGCCGCCGAGGAGCGTGGCACTCCCCTGTCGCCGGCCCGGCTGAGCGAGCGGATCTCCCTGTCCACGGGCGCCACCACCGCACTCCTGAACCGCCTCGAAGCGGCGGGGCACATCACACGCACCCGCGAGCACTCCGACCGGCGCGTCGTCACACTCCGCAGCGGCGCGCACATCCAGGAACGAGCGGACGAGTTCTTCGACCCGCTCTCCCAGCGCCTCGACGCCGCGATGTCGCACTACCCGCCCCAGCTCCTGGAACGGTTCGAAACGTTCATGGCCGACCTGAACACCGCCATGGACAGCCACCTGAGGGATCAGGACTCGGTGACACCGCCTCCGCCGTCCCGGTCGCAGTAG
- a CDS encoding MFS transporter — MRDPSPTPDETTEPYRWRWLILAVMIVAEIMDLLDASIVNVAGPDLEKSLGAGSVGLQWVIGGYALTLGAGLVLGGRLGDRYGRRRMFLIGLAAFTAASLLCAIAPNIESLIAFRLLQGIAGAMLLPQGLGLLRENFSGPELTKVFAIFGPVLGLGGIIGPVLGGFLIEGDFFGLGWRSVFLVNLPIGIAALVVAAKFVPRKAGDRTVRVDMTGAALVVMSCALLVLPLNQGQENGWPLWTWLSMAASAIGFALFALQQRRTAAAGREPLVTPGLLRKPAFTVGLSGIALFFGGLIGTQLVLTLFLQIGRHFTAGEAGLGNLPLAVGTAIGGAISGAFLADRIGRKVLQIGPLIQLCGAAVLWFELDGLDAASFSIWDIVPGVAVAGIGAGMVIAALFSFILAAVDDDEIGSASGVLSAVQAVGGSIGVAVFGSVFFARAETGDFTGGFHRALIVQACLLLVFLAITFLLPKNARPEEEQHGIAPEAAAGGSVTKQHLTA, encoded by the coding sequence GTGCGTGACCCATCTCCCACCCCCGACGAGACGACCGAGCCCTACCGGTGGCGCTGGCTGATCCTGGCAGTGATGATCGTCGCGGAGATCATGGATCTCCTGGACGCCTCGATCGTCAACGTCGCCGGACCGGACCTGGAGAAATCGCTCGGGGCCGGTTCCGTCGGACTGCAGTGGGTGATCGGCGGCTACGCCCTCACCCTGGGCGCCGGCCTCGTGCTCGGAGGCCGGCTCGGCGACCGGTACGGCCGGCGTCGGATGTTCCTGATCGGCCTGGCCGCCTTCACCGCGGCCTCGCTTCTGTGTGCGATCGCGCCGAACATCGAGTCGCTGATCGCCTTCCGCCTGCTGCAGGGCATCGCCGGAGCGATGCTGCTGCCCCAGGGCCTGGGCCTGCTGCGGGAGAACTTCTCCGGCCCCGAGCTCACCAAGGTCTTCGCGATCTTCGGACCGGTCCTCGGTCTGGGCGGCATCATCGGCCCGGTCCTGGGCGGCTTCCTCATCGAGGGCGACTTCTTCGGCCTGGGCTGGAGGTCGGTGTTCCTGGTCAACCTGCCCATCGGAATCGCGGCGCTGGTCGTCGCCGCGAAGTTCGTGCCCAGGAAGGCGGGCGACCGAACGGTACGGGTCGACATGACCGGGGCCGCCCTGGTCGTGATGTCCTGCGCCCTGCTGGTGCTGCCGCTGAACCAGGGACAGGAGAACGGCTGGCCGCTGTGGACGTGGCTGTCCATGGCCGCCTCGGCGATCGGTTTCGCCCTCTTCGCCCTCCAGCAGCGCCGCACGGCCGCCGCGGGCCGCGAGCCGCTGGTGACCCCGGGCCTGCTCCGCAAGCCGGCCTTCACCGTCGGCCTCAGCGGAATCGCTCTGTTCTTCGGCGGACTGATCGGCACCCAGCTCGTGCTGACCCTGTTCCTCCAGATCGGCCGGCACTTCACCGCCGGTGAGGCGGGACTCGGCAACCTGCCCCTCGCGGTGGGCACCGCGATCGGGGGCGCCATCAGCGGAGCGTTCCTCGCGGACAGGATCGGCCGCAAGGTGCTGCAGATCGGACCACTGATTCAGCTGTGCGGCGCCGCCGTGCTGTGGTTCGAACTGGACGGCCTCGACGCAGCCTCGTTCTCGATCTGGGACATCGTTCCCGGCGTGGCGGTGGCGGGCATCGGCGCCGGCATGGTGATCGCCGCCCTGTTCAGCTTCATCCTGGCCGCAGTCGACGACGACGAGATCGGATCCGCCTCCGGTGTCCTTTCGGCGGTCCAGGCGGTCGGCGGCTCCATCGGCGTCGCGGTCTTCGGCTCGGTGTTCTTCGCCCGGGCCGAGACCGGTGACTTCACCGGCGGCTTCCACCGCGCGCTGATCGTCCAGGCATGTCTGCTGCTGGTCTTCCTCGCCATCACCTTCCTGCTGCCCAAGAACGCCCGTCCTGAAGAAGAACAGCACGGCATTGCACCTGAGGCCGCTGCCGGCGGCTCCGTCACCAAGCAGCACCTCACCGCGTGA
- a CDS encoding MBL fold metallo-hydrolase, which produces MELTQVTPAIWQLAFPVGHVHFVRLPDGFGLVDTAMPGSAPAILDALARLGGRAQDLRQIVLTHSHIDHMGSAADLVEATGARVLAGAVDAPFIRGTAPEPQPVHTGPERALHEQIVAGFSEAYGQPLKHVAVDVELHDGGSIEGWGEPVQVLHVPGHTPGSIALHLPSSGVLFPGDIVATAQGRAILGPFNVDRQQAIASFRRLASLEVEALCVPHGEPVLKGASEVLRAATPEKDWV; this is translated from the coding sequence ATGGAACTCACCCAGGTCACCCCTGCCATCTGGCAGTTGGCCTTCCCGGTCGGACACGTCCACTTCGTGCGCCTGCCCGACGGTTTCGGCCTGGTCGACACCGCCATGCCGGGTTCGGCACCCGCGATCCTGGATGCTCTGGCGCGGCTCGGCGGCCGGGCGCAGGACCTGCGGCAGATCGTGCTCACGCACTCGCACATCGACCACATGGGCTCGGCCGCGGACCTCGTTGAGGCCACCGGCGCTCGCGTCCTCGCCGGAGCCGTGGACGCCCCGTTCATCCGCGGCACGGCGCCCGAACCCCAGCCCGTACACACCGGCCCGGAACGCGCGCTCCACGAGCAGATCGTGGCGGGGTTCTCCGAGGCGTACGGCCAGCCCCTGAAACATGTGGCGGTGGATGTGGAACTGCACGACGGAGGCAGCATCGAAGGCTGGGGCGAGCCCGTCCAGGTCCTGCACGTGCCCGGACACACCCCGGGAAGCATCGCGCTGCACCTCCCTTCCAGTGGAGTCCTGTTCCCGGGCGACATCGTCGCCACCGCGCAGGGGCGGGCGATCCTCGGTCCGTTCAACGTGGACAGGCAGCAGGCCATCGCCTCCTTCAGGCGGCTGGCCTCACTGGAGGTGGAAGCACTGTGCGTCCCGCACGGCGAGCCGGTGCTGAAAGGTGCGAGCGAGGTGCTGCGGGCGGCGACTCCGGAGAAGGACTGGGTGTGA